A region of Ferruginibacter albus DNA encodes the following proteins:
- a CDS encoding DUF2721 domain-containing protein → MMEITINTPALLFPAITLIMLAYTNRFLALSARIRALHDEYLGGAKEKHIIGQIKNLRSRINLIRYMQMFSVISFLLCIFCIYAIYKGWLHWAHYIFGVSLVTLFSSLLLSLIEINKSTKALELELSDIEELSESNLFKDIFRREDE, encoded by the coding sequence ATGATGGAGATCACAATTAACACACCGGCATTACTTTTCCCTGCTATTACATTAATAATGCTGGCATATACCAATCGATTTTTAGCACTTTCTGCACGTATAAGAGCTTTACACGATGAATATTTAGGTGGTGCAAAAGAAAAACATATTATCGGGCAGATAAAAAATTTGCGTTCCCGTATTAACCTGATACGTTATATGCAGATGTTTAGTGTGATCAGCTTTTTGTTATGCATATTCTGTATCTATGCTATTTACAAAGGTTGGCTGCATTGGGCGCATTATATTTTCGGGGTTAGCCTTGTAACTTTATTCTCTTCATTGCTGCTTTCTTTAATCGAGATCAATAAAAGTACAAAGGCACTGGAGTTAGAGCTAAGTGATATTGAGGAGCTTTCGGAATCTAATTTGTTTAAAGATATTTTCAGAAGAGAAGATGAATAA